A region of Paenibacillus sp. JNUCC-31 DNA encodes the following proteins:
- a CDS encoding helix-turn-helix domain-containing protein: MDDEDIITDALYETFARYMPDRLDVCKAYSASEALAWLERSRIDIVLTDIRMPGMNGLELTEQVQAYWSHCRVIFLTGYSDFNYAYRAFQMPNVRYLLKTEGYDKVLSVVKEVMEEIRKSHHMHELLEKSYEITCKLDLLQQEEYLRNLLQNSQAYESSTCEIQKQLDRWDLGMHTSSLVYVVLGRIHSRDKYAHTERANIQASMQLIVSSLMDEQTHHVSVPDHYGDMVWLIQPKQMETEPSSSLVRYLEGTLELVQEACMNSLDIAVAFALAGNSCYWSGIPRQYERLRQLHWMKIGDGISMVLRDYDEVLPNQGLKELTRVSNRIDLMSGYLETGRIQQFYEVFEELANELMQQDVTLERAMETYYNLALHLYSTINRWGLHQDIPDQRRLLHLNEYTCMKDAVQFLYQAADQLVRFKSSNEKDRANAVIHSLCTYITEHLEEDLSLVRLAELYHFNPSYLSRFFKQEMGINLSEFIDELRIRKAKDLLRNADFMVREVALQVGYEAAHSFTRFFKKVTGMTPQEFRESLMVR; encoded by the coding sequence GTGGATGATGAGGATATTATTACGGATGCTCTATATGAAACCTTTGCAAGATATATGCCTGACCGCCTTGATGTGTGCAAGGCTTATTCAGCGAGTGAGGCATTAGCCTGGCTGGAACGCTCCAGAATAGATATCGTTTTGACCGATATTCGCATGCCAGGTATGAACGGTCTTGAGCTGACGGAGCAGGTTCAGGCCTATTGGTCGCACTGCCGCGTTATTTTTCTAACAGGCTACAGCGATTTTAACTATGCTTACAGGGCTTTTCAGATGCCCAATGTCCGTTATTTGCTCAAAACAGAAGGTTATGACAAGGTGTTATCCGTTGTGAAGGAAGTAATGGAAGAAATCAGGAAAAGCCACCACATGCATGAGCTGCTGGAGAAGTCATACGAGATTACTTGTAAGCTGGATCTGCTTCAGCAGGAAGAGTATCTACGGAATCTGCTGCAGAACAGCCAGGCGTATGAGAGCTCTACTTGTGAAATCCAAAAACAATTGGATCGCTGGGACCTTGGGATGCATACTTCTTCCCTCGTATATGTTGTGCTTGGCCGGATTCATTCCAGGGATAAATATGCCCATACGGAACGCGCCAACATTCAGGCATCGATGCAATTGATCGTTTCCTCCCTGATGGATGAGCAGACTCATCACGTGAGCGTACCGGACCATTACGGGGATATGGTATGGCTTATTCAGCCCAAGCAGATGGAAACCGAGCCGAGCAGTTCCCTTGTCCGATATCTTGAGGGTACATTGGAATTGGTCCAGGAAGCATGTATGAATTCACTTGACATAGCTGTGGCATTTGCATTGGCTGGAAACAGTTGTTACTGGTCCGGAATTCCACGACAATACGAGAGGTTGAGACAGCTTCATTGGATGAAGATTGGCGATGGAATTTCCATGGTGCTTCGGGATTATGATGAGGTTTTGCCGAATCAGGGCCTAAAGGAGCTCACACGGGTCAGTAACCGGATCGATCTGATGTCAGGGTATTTGGAGACGGGGCGAATCCAGCAATTTTACGAAGTGTTTGAGGAATTGGCTAATGAACTGATGCAACAGGATGTCACCTTGGAGAGGGCTATGGAAACCTACTATAATCTGGCGCTTCATCTGTATTCAACCATCAATCGTTGGGGTCTGCATCAGGATATACCCGATCAGCGCAGACTGCTACATCTCAATGAGTATACGTGTATGAAGGATGCGGTGCAGTTTCTGTACCAGGCAGCCGACCAACTGGTTCGCTTCAAAAGCTCGAATGAAAAGGATCGGGCAAATGCCGTAATTCATTCCCTCTGTACTTACATCACAGAACATCTGGAAGAAGACCTTTCCCTTGTCAGACTGGCAGAGCTTTATCATTTCAATCCATCGTATCTGTCCCGTTTCTTCAAACAGGAGATGGGTATTAACCTCTCCGAATTCATAGACGAGCTGCGAATACGAAAGGCGAAGGATCTGCTTCGGAATGCGGATTTCATGGTTCGTGAGGTTGCACTTCAGGTCGGCTATGAGGCAGCTCATTCTTTTACCCGTTTTTTCAAAAAGGTGACAGGTATGACTCCCCAGGAATTCAGGGAATCTTTAATGGTTCGTTAA
- a CDS encoding extracellular solute-binding protein yields the protein MRSRKKKALILLLAMVMILSLWSIYFTRDRGPGIVQAREDFEAVSGTEDSRSYEHYLSVHADADKPEQKIRIEGESFTQAVNGEFEIVNAYAGLDGKAVVTPESGTISWEVPVQASGLYQLRIHYYPATGKSSGIERQLALNGEVPFRGADVLLFDRVWGNRDDNVRRDDRGNDLRPRQVEQPAWQLASFKDSAGYFEEPYQFYFEKGTQTLSLTSLRESMAIDYIELYQEESIPTYTELQATYEAAGLKPADPVMIKVQGEQAVSKSSPTLAPISDRSSPSLEPYDVSKIRVNAIGGINWKLPGEWIEWDVDVPEDGLYQMGLKVKQDQLRGVYATRSLTIDGKIPFEEMKRIRFNYSPEWQTRVLGPSESEPYLFHLEKGTHRLRMTVTLGDIAPLLRTVESSVLELNEMYRKILMITSNKPDPMRDYQLETRIPEMIEVFKRQAGILRSVADYLEKATGEQSDKVAILHAMVIQLEDMAARPETVPKRLDTFKINVGGLGTWILSVREQPISLDYVLVSSPDQEMPKAEATMLQQMKHEMGAYVASYTEDYDSIGNVEQNKDSITVWITTGRDQAQVLKGLIDDSFTPETDISVQLRLVPPNILLPATLAGEGPDVAMQMGEDIPVNYAMRNAAADLSQFPDFEQVATRFRASGLTPYQFNNGVYALPEQQHFPMLFYRKDILNELGLEPPKTWQDVYNAISVLQKHNMEFYLPIEDTTNNANMVPNATFAMLLYQNDGEFYSEDQKESALNSEISMDAFKRWTQFYTNYKFPLKADFPNRFRTGEMPIGIADYTTYNMLTVMAPEIRNLWDFTIVPGTQLEDGSVRHEVASATSAVMMLENAKNREAAWMFMKWWTDKQTQIDYGREMEGLMGAAARYPTANIEALEQLPWPVKDYQNLKKQWEWVEGIPQVPGGYFTGRHLDNAFRKVVNANENPREALADYVLYIDDEIELKRKEFNLK from the coding sequence ATGCGGTCACGAAAGAAAAAGGCACTGATCCTGCTGCTCGCCATGGTGATGATCCTCTCATTATGGAGCATTTACTTTACAAGGGATCGTGGTCCCGGCATCGTTCAGGCACGCGAGGATTTCGAAGCGGTATCCGGTACAGAAGACTCTCGCAGCTATGAGCATTACCTTTCCGTTCATGCTGACGCAGACAAGCCGGAGCAGAAAATACGGATTGAGGGAGAGTCGTTCACCCAGGCTGTGAACGGGGAGTTCGAGATCGTCAATGCGTATGCCGGTTTGGACGGGAAAGCCGTCGTCACTCCGGAATCCGGCACCATCAGTTGGGAAGTTCCTGTTCAAGCCAGCGGGTTATACCAGTTACGAATACATTATTATCCTGCAACAGGCAAAAGCTCAGGGATTGAACGGCAGTTGGCGCTGAATGGAGAGGTTCCGTTCAGAGGAGCCGATGTGCTGTTATTTGACAGGGTATGGGGGAATCGCGATGACAATGTTCGCAGGGATGATCGCGGCAACGACCTCCGGCCACGGCAGGTTGAGCAACCAGCCTGGCAGCTTGCTTCTTTTAAAGACAGTGCGGGTTACTTCGAAGAGCCATACCAATTTTATTTTGAAAAGGGAACACAAACATTGTCGCTGACTTCGCTGCGCGAAAGCATGGCGATCGATTATATCGAGCTGTACCAGGAAGAGAGCATTCCAACCTACACAGAGCTTCAGGCTACTTATGAAGCAGCAGGTCTGAAGCCGGCTGATCCTGTCATGATCAAGGTACAGGGGGAGCAGGCAGTGAGTAAATCCTCGCCAACCCTCGCCCCGATCTCCGATCGTTCAAGCCCGTCTTTGGAACCGTATGATGTATCCAAAATCCGTGTCAATGCCATTGGGGGCATCAACTGGAAGCTTCCTGGTGAATGGATCGAATGGGATGTGGATGTACCGGAGGACGGCCTGTACCAAATGGGGCTCAAAGTAAAACAGGATCAGCTTCGCGGCGTGTATGCCACACGAAGTTTGACGATCGACGGCAAAATTCCTTTTGAAGAAATGAAGCGCATTCGATTCAACTACAGCCCGGAATGGCAGACAAGGGTGCTAGGCCCGAGTGAGAGTGAGCCATACCTGTTTCATTTGGAAAAAGGAACTCACCGTTTGCGCATGACCGTTACGCTCGGCGATATCGCTCCACTGCTGCGTACAGTGGAATCAAGCGTGCTGGAGTTAAACGAAATGTATCGCAAAATTCTGATGATTACCTCCAATAAACCGGACCCGATGAGGGATTATCAACTGGAAACTCGGATTCCGGAGATGATTGAGGTATTCAAGCGGCAGGCAGGCATTCTTCGATCGGTTGCTGACTATTTGGAGAAGGCGACAGGTGAACAAAGCGACAAGGTAGCCATTCTCCATGCCATGGTTATTCAGTTAGAGGACATGGCGGCAAGGCCCGAAACCGTGCCCAAACGTCTGGATACTTTTAAGATCAATGTGGGCGGGTTAGGTACATGGATTCTATCCGTACGTGAACAGCCTATCTCACTGGATTACGTCCTGGTATCCTCACCGGATCAGGAGATGCCGAAGGCAGAGGCGACCATGCTGCAGCAGATGAAACATGAAATGGGAGCCTATGTCGCTTCTTATACGGAGGATTATGACAGCATCGGAAACGTTGAACAGAATAAGGATTCCATCACGGTATGGATTACAACGGGACGCGATCAGGCACAGGTTCTGAAAGGTCTGATTGATGATTCCTTTACACCGGAAACGGATATATCCGTTCAATTGCGCCTCGTTCCGCCTAATATTCTGCTGCCTGCTACGCTTGCCGGGGAAGGACCGGATGTAGCCATGCAGATGGGCGAAGATATTCCGGTTAATTATGCCATGCGGAATGCAGCGGCTGATCTGAGCCAATTCCCGGATTTTGAGCAGGTTGCAACCCGATTTCGCGCAAGCGGACTGACGCCTTACCAATTCAATAACGGAGTGTATGCCCTGCCGGAGCAGCAGCATTTTCCGATGTTGTTTTATCGAAAGGATATTCTGAATGAGCTTGGCCTGGAGCCGCCAAAAACGTGGCAGGATGTGTATAATGCCATTTCGGTGCTGCAAAAGCACAACATGGAGTTCTACCTTCCGATTGAGGATACGACGAACAATGCCAACATGGTACCTAACGCGACCTTTGCCATGCTGCTCTACCAGAACGACGGCGAATTTTATTCAGAAGATCAGAAGGAAAGCGCATTGAATTCGGAGATTTCCATGGATGCATTCAAGCGTTGGACGCAATTTTATACCAATTACAAATTCCCTCTCAAAGCTGACTTTCCAAACCGCTTCCGTACCGGGGAGATGCCGATTGGCATTGCGGATTACACCACCTACAACATGCTGACGGTCATGGCACCGGAAATTCGCAATCTTTGGGATTTCACGATCGTTCCCGGCACGCAGCTGGAGGACGGGTCCGTAAGGCATGAGGTGGCAAGTGCCACGAGTGCGGTGATGATGCTGGAAAACGCCAAGAACAGAGAAGCTGCCTGGATGTTCATGAAGTGGTGGACCGACAAGCAGACTCAGATCGATTATGGCAGAGAGATGGAAGGACTCATGGGGGCAGCGGCGCGTTATCCGACTGCCAATATTGAAGCGCTGGAGCAGCTGCCATGGCCAGTTAAGGATTATCAGAACCTGAAGAAACAATGGGAGTGGGTAGAGGGCATTCCTCAAGTTCCCGGCGGATACTTTACGGGCCGACATCTCGATAACGCATTCCGCAAGGTGGTTAATGCCAATGAGAATCCGCGTGAAGCCTTGGCTGATTATGTCCTGTACATTGATGATGAAATCGAGCTCAAGCGCAAGGAATTCAATCTGAAGTAG
- a CDS encoding carbohydrate ABC transporter permease, translating into MTSKVRAVFGMPRRLNRSFTVSLMLFALLGLFGSFMVLPLIYTINNAFKPLDELFIFPPRFWVNNPTMENFADLINLMGNSWVPLSRYIANTLLITLLGTAGHILLASAAAYPLAKYRFPGSNVLFTIVILSLMFSPHVTAIPNYMVMSWLGWINTHASIIVPSLAFSLGLFLMKQFMEQIPDALLEAAKIDGANEYRIFWSIVMPNVKPAWLTLMILQFPALWGTDGGSFIYSENLKTLHYALSQIIQGGIARAGVGAAVALLLMIVPITLFIISQSSVMQTMATSGMKE; encoded by the coding sequence ATGACCAGCAAGGTACGTGCCGTTTTCGGCATGCCGAGAAGACTTAATCGGTCATTTACCGTCAGTCTGATGTTGTTTGCACTGCTGGGTCTGTTCGGGTCATTTATGGTATTGCCATTGATCTATACGATCAACAATGCCTTCAAACCTTTGGATGAGCTGTTTATTTTTCCGCCGCGATTCTGGGTGAACAATCCGACGATGGAAAATTTTGCGGATCTGATCAATCTGATGGGCAACTCCTGGGTTCCTTTATCCAGATATATTGCCAACACGCTGTTAATTACGTTGCTGGGAACGGCAGGGCATATCCTTCTCGCTTCCGCAGCGGCTTATCCGCTGGCCAAATACCGATTTCCCGGCTCAAATGTACTGTTTACCATCGTCATCCTGTCGCTGATGTTCTCACCGCATGTTACGGCAATTCCGAACTACATGGTGATGTCCTGGCTTGGATGGATCAACACCCATGCGTCCATCATTGTGCCTTCTCTCGCATTTTCTCTTGGGCTGTTCCTGATGAAACAGTTCATGGAGCAGATTCCGGATGCGCTGCTGGAGGCCGCCAAGATCGACGGGGCGAACGAATACCGCATATTCTGGAGCATCGTCATGCCTAACGTGAAGCCTGCTTGGCTCACGCTTATGATTTTACAATTTCCAGCATTATGGGGAACAGACGGCGGAAGCTTCATCTACAGTGAAAACCTGAAAACGCTGCATTATGCGCTCAGTCAGATTATCCAGGGGGGGATCGCCCGGGCAGGTGTCGGTGCTGCGGTAGCTCTGCTGCTCATGATCGTGCCTATTACCCTGTTTATCATCTCTCAGAGCAGTGTCATGCAGACGATGGCAACTTCCGGAATGAAAGAGTAG
- a CDS encoding response regulator, giving the protein MHNILLVDFSRCVFGDIQQLLRRSNSEYIIGDCVDSAQSAVSALSEQQFTVVLISTGGCAAAGLWVCQHIRKISQIPILIMGGHDHFQLVRKALAYQVSDYLPGRFNASALLNSLNRLRFRLEPEQPKRNLSSIRSLIQLEGKQVHSAQVVKIIKAYVLDHLSEDITLKKISDMVHFNCAYLGQKFKLEESMSFNDYLLQQRMEKAKLLLKSTDLRIYEIAAGVGYMDTDWFYKKFRAYTGVSPNAYRKLKTFTA; this is encoded by the coding sequence ATGCATAACATCTTGCTTGTGGATTTTAGTCGCTGTGTGTTCGGGGATATTCAACAGCTGCTGCGCCGCAGCAACTCTGAATATATCATTGGAGATTGTGTTGATTCTGCCCAGTCTGCGGTATCTGCATTGTCTGAGCAGCAGTTCACTGTAGTGCTCATAAGCACCGGAGGATGTGCTGCTGCAGGGTTGTGGGTATGTCAACACATTCGAAAAATTAGCCAGATTCCCATACTGATCATGGGAGGCCATGATCATTTTCAGCTTGTCCGTAAAGCACTAGCCTATCAGGTAAGCGATTATCTGCCCGGCCGGTTCAATGCCTCTGCCCTCCTCAATAGTCTCAACAGACTCCGCTTCAGACTTGAGCCGGAGCAGCCCAAACGAAATCTGTCCTCAATAAGATCACTCATTCAACTTGAGGGTAAACAGGTGCATTCCGCTCAGGTGGTCAAGATCATCAAAGCTTATGTCCTCGATCATCTGAGTGAGGATATCACATTGAAAAAAATTTCCGATATGGTTCACTTTAACTGTGCATACCTTGGGCAAAAATTCAAATTGGAAGAGAGCATGTCCTTCAATGATTACTTGCTTCAGCAACGAATGGAAAAAGCCAAACTGCTGCTGAAATCCACCGATTTGCGGATTTATGAAATTGCAGCCGGGGTCGGATATATGGATACAGACTGGTTTTATAAAAAGTTCAGGGCTTACACAGGCGTGAGTCCCAATGCCTATCGTAAACTAAAAACGTTCACCGCTTAA
- a CDS encoding carbohydrate ABC transporter permease yields MNTRQSSWWSLLKRDLYRSRHYYVLMAPFMLIFFMFTVIPVGISLGLSFFHFNMLELPRFVGWQNYSRLFLNDDVFLIALKNTLLFAVITGPVSYIACFLFAWIINELSPKIRAIMTLVFYAPSISGNVFFIWLIVFSGDSYGYMNGFLMRLGVILEPIQWLSNEKYVLAIVIIVQLWLSLGTSFLAFIAGLQTIDRSLVEAGTVDGIKNRWQELWYITLPSMRPQLMFGAVMQITASFAVAEISIALAGFPSVNYAAHTVVTHLMDFGTIRFEMGYASAIATVLFVLMLGTNVLTQKMLRKIGE; encoded by the coding sequence ATCAACACAAGGCAGAGCAGCTGGTGGTCCCTTTTGAAAAGGGATTTATACCGAAGCAGGCACTATTATGTGCTGATGGCACCGTTTATGCTGATCTTTTTCATGTTCACTGTCATTCCGGTGGGCATCTCGCTGGGCCTCAGCTTTTTTCACTTCAACATGCTGGAGCTGCCCCGATTTGTCGGCTGGCAAAATTATTCACGGCTGTTCCTGAACGATGATGTTTTTTTGATTGCACTTAAAAATACGCTGCTGTTTGCCGTGATTACGGGGCCAGTCAGCTATATTGCCTGTTTTTTGTTTGCATGGATTATTAATGAGCTGTCACCCAAAATTCGTGCAATCATGACACTTGTCTTTTATGCACCATCCATTTCAGGAAACGTTTTTTTCATCTGGCTAATCGTTTTCTCGGGAGACAGTTACGGATACATGAATGGTTTTCTAATGCGCCTCGGCGTTATTCTCGAACCGATTCAATGGCTGTCGAATGAGAAATACGTGCTGGCTATCGTCATCATCGTACAGCTGTGGCTCAGTCTCGGCACAAGCTTTCTTGCCTTCATTGCCGGACTTCAGACCATCGATCGTTCCCTGGTGGAGGCGGGTACGGTGGACGGTATCAAAAACCGGTGGCAGGAGCTTTGGTATATTACGCTGCCTTCGATGAGACCACAGCTGATGTTTGGTGCTGTCATGCAGATTACAGCCTCGTTTGCCGTGGCCGAAATCTCCATTGCACTGGCTGGCTTCCCGAGCGTTAACTATGCAGCACATACCGTAGTAACCCATTTGATGGACTTTGGAACCATTCGGTTCGAGATGGGCTATGCGTCCGCAATCGCAACCGTTTTGTTTGTCCTGATGCTGGGAACGAACGTGCTGACACAAAAAATGCTTAGAAAGATAGGTGAATGA
- a CDS encoding extracellular solute-binding protein has translation MRKNMFMLMSLLLAVMLLMSACSNGPSAQTEPETKAPQEEQATNETETEPKNEKSTPEMDFDMGGRTIKVVAWWDMKMTDSNPDNIQRIENLEALKKKHNFDIEYISIDFGEYQEKVVASLMAGEPLGDIVRLGKDYAIPALTKQDLLWPIDEYTKNDKVFNQKTTNQYMQYEGRGYGFTEDQSSFISGIFYNRTLMQELGMKPLQEYVDEDQWNWDTFVEVAKKANKDRNNDGKLDTWGLAQTGLLEPVLYSNEASLTKADKQNLEDPKTKEALSFVSKLATEKVGRPTEGGDWTEPATFFRQGNTLMYSGAMYEIEGIRTDMKDYDIGFVPFPKGPSATAYHSGESRYQALTIPKAVEHPEQLMYIWEKINEIDSIYDYPSQSTLETHLTEEADIENAKTVAEGMLVLDHNTFPSLPFWDFNGELLEGVSVSTVIEKYKAPFQASIDEVYK, from the coding sequence ATGAGAAAAAACATGTTCATGCTGATGAGTCTGCTTCTAGCAGTCATGCTGTTGATGAGTGCTTGCAGCAACGGCCCCAGCGCCCAGACAGAGCCAGAAACAAAGGCACCGCAGGAGGAGCAGGCCACGAACGAAACAGAAACGGAACCAAAGAATGAGAAATCTACCCCAGAGATGGATTTTGACATGGGGGGAAGAACCATCAAGGTGGTTGCCTGGTGGGATATGAAAATGACAGATAGCAACCCCGACAACATTCAGCGAATCGAGAATTTGGAGGCGTTGAAAAAGAAGCATAACTTTGACATCGAATACATTTCGATTGATTTTGGTGAGTATCAGGAGAAGGTCGTGGCTTCCCTGATGGCAGGTGAGCCGCTGGGTGACATTGTGCGGCTGGGCAAAGACTATGCCATTCCGGCACTGACCAAACAGGACCTGTTATGGCCCATTGATGAATACACCAAGAATGATAAGGTATTCAACCAGAAAACGACGAACCAGTACATGCAGTATGAAGGCAGAGGTTATGGATTCACTGAAGATCAATCTTCATTTATCAGTGGAATCTTTTACAATCGGACACTCATGCAGGAGCTTGGCATGAAGCCGTTGCAAGAATATGTGGACGAAGATCAATGGAACTGGGATACGTTCGTTGAAGTAGCCAAAAAGGCGAACAAGGATCGTAACAACGATGGAAAACTTGATACGTGGGGATTGGCCCAAACGGGACTGCTTGAGCCTGTACTGTATTCCAACGAGGCCTCTCTGACCAAGGCTGACAAACAAAATTTGGAGGACCCAAAAACAAAAGAAGCGCTAAGCTTTGTTTCCAAATTGGCGACAGAAAAGGTAGGAAGACCTACGGAGGGCGGAGACTGGACGGAACCGGCGACCTTCTTCCGTCAGGGTAATACGCTCATGTATTCGGGAGCCATGTATGAGATCGAAGGCATTCGTACAGATATGAAGGACTACGATATCGGTTTTGTTCCTTTTCCAAAAGGACCAAGTGCTACAGCGTACCACTCCGGGGAATCGCGTTATCAGGCGCTGACAATTCCGAAGGCAGTCGAGCATCCGGAACAGCTGATGTATATCTGGGAAAAAATCAACGAGATTGACTCCATATACGATTACCCGAGTCAGTCCACCCTGGAGACTCACCTGACGGAAGAAGCCGACATTGAAAATGCCAAAACCGTTGCCGAAGGTATGCTGGTGCTGGACCACAATACGTTCCCGTCACTGCCATTCTGGGATTTCAATGGTGAGCTGCTTGAAGGTGTATCCGTATCAACGGTCATTGAAAAATACAAGGCACCTTTCCAAGCTTCCATTGATGAAGTCTACAAATAA
- a CDS encoding Yip1 family protein — MQASSRQLIQYPLHLIFHPFDGYWELKYERNQRTTLMIAWIILAALMVTTILQAQYSGFLVNFNNPKRLNSLMEMVYVIVPVLFWCTANWSLTTLMDGEGKFSEIFMSTCFALVPLILVQFPWIWLSLIISNQETAFYYFFNMAATAWTVYLLFVGNMTVHQYSPAKTVLTMLLTLVAMAFMAFLCLLFFSLVQQIVSFAATIYQELVLRG; from the coding sequence ATGCAAGCATCAAGTAGACAGCTGATCCAATATCCGCTTCATCTTATTTTTCATCCATTTGACGGGTATTGGGAACTGAAGTATGAACGAAATCAGAGAACAACACTGATGATCGCATGGATCATTCTTGCAGCACTCATGGTGACAACGATTCTTCAGGCCCAATACAGCGGTTTCCTGGTCAATTTCAACAACCCGAAACGACTCAACAGTCTGATGGAAATGGTCTATGTCATTGTCCCGGTGCTGTTCTGGTGCACAGCGAATTGGTCCTTAACCACACTTATGGACGGCGAAGGCAAATTTTCAGAAATCTTCATGTCCACCTGTTTCGCACTGGTTCCGCTGATTCTGGTACAGTTTCCCTGGATTTGGCTAAGTCTGATCATTTCCAATCAGGAAACCGCCTTTTATTATTTCTTTAACATGGCTGCCACGGCCTGGACGGTATACCTGTTATTTGTCGGCAATATGACGGTGCATCAATACTCACCCGCCAAAACGGTGCTGACCATGCTGTTGACGCTGGTTGCCATGGCATTCATGGCCTTTCTCTGCCTGCTGTTCTTCAGTCTGGTGCAGCAGATTGTGTCCTTTGCAGCCACCATCTATCAGGAACTTGTACTCCGGGGCTAA
- a CDS encoding NHL repeat-containing protein: MLNSVWKKSGWLTLGLACLLCLGNAASTAFADGQTNAYNYSYWGDAVRSPAAYEATGIVTGKELDIGPFKEPNDMHVTADQRVYVLDSGNSRIVELNQEMKLTRVIDSFDHDGTKDKFKLPQGLYVSDSGQLLIADTGNQRVVHLDKQGQLIKIVEQPQSELLKPDFQFKPLRVVMDKGERIYVMAEGVFDGFMEFNSDGTFASFIGANRVQVDPVVYLWKRFATRQQRSQMVMFTPTEFTNMDMDGEGFIYATSGDKTGLPIKKLNAQGLDILRREGYYPPQGDLLYSNEKGPSRLIDVDVGDSDMYSVLDANMGRIFTYNGDGYLLHMFGGIGNRLGQFNTPVSLERVGDRMLVLDKALGEITVFQTTEYGRTLHEAVRSYFNGDEEGSAANFAKAADMNANLEYAYAGIGKALLRQKDYAESTQYFKRSMEREGYSKAFLLYRKELLREHFSWIMSGLLLVIVMVVIAFIVRRQRRGSTHASIK, encoded by the coding sequence ATATTGAACAGCGTGTGGAAAAAAAGCGGATGGCTCACCCTGGGTCTTGCCTGCCTCCTGTGCTTGGGAAACGCAGCGTCAACGGCTTTCGCCGACGGTCAGACGAATGCGTACAATTATTCCTACTGGGGAGATGCGGTTCGTTCTCCTGCCGCTTATGAGGCGACGGGAATTGTTACGGGCAAGGAACTGGATATTGGACCATTTAAAGAACCGAACGATATGCACGTCACTGCTGATCAGCGGGTGTATGTGCTGGATTCGGGCAACAGCCGTATTGTCGAGCTGAATCAAGAGATGAAGCTGACAAGGGTTATCGATTCTTTTGATCATGATGGAACGAAAGACAAATTCAAACTTCCGCAGGGATTATACGTATCGGACAGCGGGCAACTGCTCATTGCGGATACGGGTAACCAGCGGGTTGTGCATCTGGATAAGCAAGGTCAACTGATCAAAATTGTGGAACAGCCACAATCCGAGCTGCTAAAGCCAGACTTTCAGTTCAAACCACTGCGCGTTGTTATGGATAAAGGCGAACGGATCTATGTCATGGCCGAAGGCGTATTCGATGGTTTTATGGAATTTAATTCTGATGGAACCTTTGCTTCCTTCATTGGAGCCAACAGAGTCCAGGTTGACCCGGTGGTGTACTTGTGGAAACGGTTCGCAACTCGGCAGCAGCGCAGCCAGATGGTCATGTTCACACCCACCGAGTTCACCAATATGGACATGGACGGAGAGGGCTTCATCTATGCAACCAGTGGAGACAAGACCGGATTACCCATCAAAAAACTGAATGCACAGGGCTTGGACATTTTGAGAAGAGAAGGATATTATCCACCCCAGGGTGATTTGCTGTACAGCAATGAAAAGGGGCCTTCACGTCTCATTGATGTCGACGTTGGAGACAGCGATATGTATTCCGTACTGGATGCCAATATGGGACGGATCTTCACCTATAACGGGGATGGATATTTGCTGCACATGTTCGGAGGTATCGGAAATCGGCTTGGACAATTCAACACCCCTGTTTCTCTGGAGCGTGTGGGGGATCGTATGCTTGTTCTGGACAAAGCGCTCGGAGAAATCACCGTTTTTCAAACCACAGAATACGGACGTACGCTTCATGAAGCTGTACGCAGTTATTTCAATGGGGACGAGGAGGGTTCTGCGGCGAATTTTGCCAAAGCAGCAGATATGAATGCCAATCTTGAATATGCCTACGCAGGTATCGGAAAAGCGCTTTTGCGTCAGAAGGATTATGCGGAATCCACGCAATACTTTAAGCGAAGCATGGAACGAGAAGGGTATTCCAAAGCGTTTCTCCTGTATCGAAAAGAACTGCTCCGCGAGCATTTTTCATGGATCATGTCCGGACTGTTACTGGTCATTGTCATGGTGGTGATCGCATTCATAGTCCGCAGGCAGAGAAGGGGGAGCACACATGCAAGCATCAAGTAG